CCCGGCGGGGAGAGCGAACCGGCTGCGCCGGCGCATGGCGCGGAGCCGGGGGAGCCCGGCCTCCACGACGTCCTGCGCGGCACCGCCGACATGTTCGCCTCGGAGGCGCAGGCCAGAGGAATCGAACTCCGGTTGGTTCTCGCCGCGCCCGACGCCGCCGTGGCGGCCTATCCGCTCATGCGCATCGTCGCCAACCTGGTCTCCAACGCGATCAAGTACACGCCGGAGGGGCGGGTCGTGATCGGCCTGCGGCGTCACGGCCCGGGCCATCGCGTGGAAATCCACGACACGGGTCCGGGACTGAGCGGCACGGTGTTCGAGGACGCGCTGAATCGCGGGCGCCGGCTGGAGCGCGACCGCTCCACGGCCGAGGGGAGCGGTCTCGGGCTCGCGGTGGTGCGAGAGACCGCCGCCGCCCATGGCTGGCGGGTGACGGCCTGCGACGGACGGCGAACGGGCGCGAGCATCCGCATCGAACTGAGTGGCGGACCGGCCCGGGTCATCGAGCCGGAATTCCCCGCCGGGGAACCGACGTTTCGCGGCGTTGCGCCGGCCCGGAGAGACGACGGCGCTGCGACGGCTGCGCCGCTGCCGGCGCCTGCCGCTACGGCGTGAACCGCGCCAGCCGTTCCAGGTCCAGCGTCTCCAGGCTCACCGGCGCATCGGGGGCGGGCGAATAGAGCGCATCCTCCGCGCCCCAGTCGCTGGTGGCCGAAAACACGGTGCGGCCGCCTTCCACGCGGGCTTCGCCGCGCGCGACCATGGCCAGCGCCTGCGCATAGAGCCTGTGTTCGGCCTTCAGCACGCGGGCGGCGAGCGCGTCGGCGGTGTCGCCCGCCAGCACCGGCACGGCCGCCTGGGCGACGATCGGGCCGTCGTCCATCGCCTCGGTGACGAAATGCACGGTGGCGCCGTGCACGCGCACGCCGGCCGCGAGCGCGCGGGAATGCGTGTCGAGCCCGGGGAAGGCCGGCAGCAGCGAGGGATGGATGTTGATCATCCGGCCGGCCCAGCGTTCCACGAAGGCAGGCGTCAGAAGCCGCATGTAGCCCGCGAGGCAGACCATCTCCGCGCCCAGTTCCTCCAGCACCGCCCCG
The nucleotide sequence above comes from Aquibium microcysteis. Encoded proteins:
- the purN gene encoding phosphoribosylglycinamide formyltransferase gives rise to the protein MNSRKRVAILISGRGSNMEALIAAAAGDDYPAEIVGVIANTPKARGLESARMRGIPTRMVPQRDYPDRAAHDEAIGAVLEELGAEMVCLAGYMRLLTPAFVERWAGRMINIHPSLLPAFPGLDTHSRALAAGVRVHGATVHFVTEAMDDGPIVAQAAVPVLAGDTADALAARVLKAEHRLYAQALAMVARGEARVEGGRTVFSATSDWGAEDALYSPAPDAPVSLETLDLERLARFTP